The Vibrio sp. 10N DNA window GAAGTATGACCAATCAAATGGAACGCCAGGCACCCAGAAGAAGGTAACCACACCGCCAATCAATAGTAGCATCGGTACGTAACACATAAGGCGGATCAGAGTTTTACCACCGGGTACTTTGTAAGGTCGGTTGAGTGCGGCGTCTATCTTTCGAAGTTTTAAGAACGCTGGGAACATTACGATGTACGACATTAAGAGAATGATGGCACCTAGGGAAAAGACGTTCCAGAACAGATCTTCATTCCCACCGTAAGTCGCTACGACCGCGTAAGTGATCATGGTAATGGTTGCCACAATCCCATTCCAAATCGGCGCGCCAATCGGTGTACCTTGCTTAGTTGTGCGGGCAAACACTTGTGGCATATCGCCATTTTTTGCTGCATACAAGGCAACATAGTTAACCCCCACAGACCAGTTGGTAATGTTGGCCACTAGGGTAAACATAAAACAGACGGCAAGAATGTTGATGATGATTCCTGTGATGCCCTCGATGCCAAATAAGATCACTAAACTTTCATATAAGCCGGCAGACGCTGAGATCTGATCGAGTGGCAGTGCCGCTTGCACACCAAACGTTGCCAGTAAATAGAAAAAGGCGATCAGCATACCACCTAGAATGGTCGCTTTGGGGATATCTTTCTTAGGATTAGCCATCGAGTCAGATGCGCCAGACACCACTTCAAAACCGAGTAAGTTAAACAGCATCACAGACAGGATCGCGAAGCCGACGGTAAATGAAGGGGCAAAGGCGCTGGCACTGAAGTCATTCGCCACTTCGCCATTAAGCGCCTGAATAATGCCGCCAATGCCGAGAACGGACATGATCAGTACTTTTAGAATCGCACCCAGCGACGAAATCCAGTTCGCGTCAGCCACTGGCTTGGTACTGATGTAAGAGCACAGCCAACTTACCGCAATCGAGATGCCTGCGATTTGCCATGGGGTAAACGTTTTGCCGATCACTTGGCCCAGTACCACGGCGAACAAATAGAATACGGCAGGGATCCACAAGGCATAGTTAACCCAGTAAAACCACGCGGTACGAGCGCCCCAGTTGCGGCCAAAAGCGCGTTTGACCCAGTCATAAATGCCCCCTTCGGCAGGATAGGTGGTCGCCAGTTCAGCCGTTACCAGTCCGTAAGGCAAAAAGAACAGCACCAAAATGACGAACCACCAGAAAATGCCTCCGGGGCCAGCAACAGCGGTCGCGGCTACCGTGTCGACCACGAGCACAGTGCATACCCCAAATAGGACGATATCAACCAGCCCTAATTTCTTTGTTTGTTTTTCTTGCATAACATTTCTCCAAGGCGTGGATTAAGTTATTAAATGACACACCAGGGATTAAAACAGACCCAACGGTTAGCAACTGAGGGAGGAATCTGACATCGGTGATTAATAAATCGACGCAAGGTAAAACGTGAAGGCGTTACCAAATCCGCGACGCGGTTAAGGTTATCTCGAAATAATTGATTCTGATCAATCCCTTAAAAGGGTATGACAATGCTATGTTAGTGTTGATTTGGTATCGGTTGCATATGTAGAGGGCTGCGATGGGAACTGGAAACGCACATCAAAAAGTAGAGCGAATCAAACAAGCCGCGGTCGATCTGATTGAGCGCGGTGATATCAATACGCTGTCGATTTACGACATTGCTCGTCGGGCAAAAATCGCGACGTCGACGGTTTACCATCACTTCCCGAATATTGAAGCACTGTTTTTAGCGATTGCGGATGATGTGTTTACCAGCTTAGATATTATGTTGTCGGAAGTAGAAGCAACGCCGCATTTTGAACGTTGGCAGGACATAACGCTTGCGATTGAAGGCGCGTATATTCGTAACTATCAAACCAACAAAGTCGCGACCAAGTTGATTTTGGGGCAGCACAAATTTTATGAGTTGCGTCATGCCGACTTTGAGCATGACCAAGTGTTGGGAAAGCGGATTCGAGATATTTACCAGCAGCATTTCGTTTTGCCAGCGCTACCCAGCAACTACAACATATTTGCTATCGCTCTTCAGGCGGCGGATAAGGTTTATAGCACGTTTTACAACGAGTCTGGCCATCAAGAGATCAGCCATGCAGCGGGTGAAGAAGGTTGTCGATTGGCGCTGGCGTACCTATCGCTGTATTTACCGCAGTATTTGGCGCGGGTGCCAACTGCGGTGCAGGCTAATGATGCCGAGTTGATGTTTCACTATTAGAGTTTCAGTCATTAAAAAAGCCCCTAACGGAGGTTAGGGGCTTTGTGTTTTGTTAGTGAAGCTTGGCGTTTAGGGATAACTTACGCCGTCTCTGTCTCACCGGTCGGCTTCTCTTCATCAGCAAGGTCCGTTTCACCTTTGCCTTTTGATTTCTTAATCACATAGCCTGCGATAGAAAGTGAAGACACGATGCCTAGGATAGTCGATAGCTGCATTGGTAGACCGAAGCCCAGTGTCGCGTTGTTCAAGATGAAGGTGATGACTACCGTTGTCATGAATACCGCTGGTATTGTGGTTACCCAGTGAAGCTTGTTGTGGCGCAGTAGGTAAGCCGACGCAGTCCAAAGCATCATTACCGCTGTTGTTTGGTTCGCGAAACCGAAGTAGCGCCAGATAACACCGAAGTCTACTTGAGTTAGGATGCCACCGATAACAAACAGTGGGATAGCCATCATTAGGCGGTTACGCAGTGTCTTTTGCTCCATGTTGAAGTATTCAGCAAGGATAAGACGGCTTGAACGGAACGCTGTATCACCAGAAGTAATCGGTAGGATAACCACACCTAGGAAGGCAAGCACACCACCAAACACACCCAGTAGACCAAATGACGCGCTGTAAACCACGTTACCAGGACCACCATTCTTCACAGCTTCTGCAAGAGAATCGATAGAGCCGAAGAAAGATAGAGCAAGAGCACACCAGATTAGCGCGATAACACCTTCACCAATCATTGCACCGTAGAATACGAAGCGACCGTTCTTTTCATTTTCCATACAGCGAGCCATCAGCGGAGACTGAGTCGCGTGGAAGCCTGAGATAGCACCACAAGCGATGGTGATGAATAGTGCTGGCCAAAGTGGCAGGTCATTCGGGTTCATGTTGGTAAACATGTCACTGATTTCAAAGCCGCCCATGATTTGGTGCTCGCTTGACAGTGCAACCGCTGTGATTAGACCGACAGACATGAAGATAAGCAGTGCGCCGAACAGTGGGTAGAAACGGCCGATGATTTTATCAACAGGGACAATCGTCGCGATGATGTAGTACGCGAAAATAATCACGACCATAGTGCTCATGCTCATCGACATGTCCATTTGGTCGTTCACTAGGTTAGTGATCATGCCAGCAGGCGCTGAAACGAAAACCACACCAACCAGTAGCAATAGGACGATGGCAAAAATGTTCATAAAGTGTTTGGCGCCATTGCCTAAGTAACGACCGGTAATAGTAGGGACGGATGCGCCGCCATTGCGAACCGATAACATACCCGAGAAGTAATCGTGTACCGCACCTGCGAAGATACAGCCGATAACAATCCAAAGCATTGCTGCAGGACCATAGAGAGCACCCATAATTGGGCCGAAGATAGGACCGACACCAGCGATGTTCAGTAGTTGAACCAAGTACACTTTCTTGGTCGACATTGGAACGTAATCCACACCGTCAGCTTTAGTATGAGCCGGTGTTTGACGTTTTTCGTTAATACCAAAGACCTTCTCAATGAAAGCCCCGTAGATAAAGTAGCCGCCAATCAAGGCCGCAACACAAGTTAAAAACCACAACATAACTGTTATCCCTAGTTTGTGATGACATTAATTTCTGGTAACCATTATAAAAATGATGAATTACCCCGGCATTGGATTATTCAGTTAGTGGCGAAATAGCTGATTAAGTGGTCAATAGCTAAGTTAAGTGGTTTTGCTGTTAGCTAAGTGGTCGATTTCCGAGGCTAAGCGGTAGAATAAAAGCGTGAAGCGGGTCACTTTCGTCGCTTGAGAGTGGTAAAACCGCCGAAGAACTGGCATTGTTATCGGCAGACATATTTCGATCAAAAAGGGAAATCATGAGAGCGCTAATCATCGTTGCGACCAGCTTATTGGCAGTGGGTTGTGCAAAGGGTGTCAATGATCTCGCCCAAGAAGGAAGCTGGGATCAGATCGGCTACCAAGATGGGGTGAGAGGTCAGCTGTCTCGCAGCTATTCGGACCTGAATAAGCTTGGTGAAGCGGTGCACTCTGAGTACGATGCCGGTTATCAACGCGGTATCATTGAGTTCTGTGATGCTGACTTTGCTTATCAGATTGGCTTGTCAGGTCATTACTATACTGGTGCTTGTGAAGGCCTACCGGAAGCGCAGCGCTTTCGAATGGAGTGGCAGCGAGGTTGGATGGATTATTCTCAGCAAAGCAGCTTTTGATAAAACGTCTTCTTGACCATTTTACATAACAAAAGGGTTAGCGTGATGCTAACCCTTTTGTTTTGATAACTCGTTATTAACTTGCGTTGTTTTCGCTATCCACCGCTTTACGAAGAAAGCCGTCTTGTTGGCTCAGTTGCTGCTTGGCGGCGGTTTTATCCAATCCAGTTAAAATCATGAGTATCGACAATTTTACATCATAGTCAGTCTGTTTTAGCGCAGTTGTCGCTGTCTCTTTGTTGCAGTCGGTAGCTTGCATGACAATGCGCGTTGCTCGGGCGACTAACTTTGCGTTGGTCGCTTTCACATCCACCATCAGGTTTTGATAGCTCTTACCTAAACGGATCATACTCGCGGTGGTGAGCATATTCAGAACCAGCTTTTGCGCGGTGCCAGATTTTAAGCGTGTAGACCCCGTCAGTGCTTCTGGTCCCACGACTGGGCTGATAGCAATGTTCGCTACGTTAGCGATGTCAGAGGCAGGGTTGCATGATAGCGCCACCGACGTCGCGCCTACTTCGTTGGTATATTCTAGGGCACCAATGACATAAGGCGTGCGCCCGCTTGCCGCGATACCCACCACCACATCTTTATTGGTAAGTGCGATATCCTTTAAGTCTTGTGCGCCGAGTACCGGGTCATCTTCTGCCCCTTCTTTGGCCTTAAACATGGCGTCTTTCCCGCCAGCAATAATGCCTACCACCATTTCAGGGTCGGTACCAAAGGTAGGTGGGCACTCCGATGCATCCAACACGCCAAGACGGCCACTGGTTCCAGCGCCCACATAGAGTAGACGACCACCTTGTTTGAAGGCATGCGTGATGGCATCGACTGCCTCTGCGATCTCAGGAATCACTTTTTCGACGGCTAGCGGAACCAGACTGTCTTGCTGATTCATACGCACCAGGATTTGCTCAGAAGAGAGCAGGTCGATATCCATGGTTTCCGGGTTGCGCCCTTCAGAGACGAGCTGGGAAAGCGCATTTAATAAAGCGTCGTTTGTCATAGTGAGTCCTAGTCAGCTGGGTAAAAGACACCTAGCGGTACGGCTTTGCTAGCGCCGGTCACCGAAGGTAGGTTGCTTGGTATTTTATGGATAAAACAGTGCGCCAGCCAAGCAAAAGCCATCGACTCCATATAGTCACCACTGATTGCTTCGCTATCGGTAGAATCGACATGCCAGTGTGCCAGTAGCTCGCTAAGGCGGCTCATGATAATCGGGTTGTTTGCGCCGCCGCCACAGACAAGCAGTTTCGGGCTGGCACCAACGCAGTAAGGTTTGACCGCTTGGGCGATGGTTATGGCGGTAAATTCAGTCAGCGTGCGCAATATGTCGTGTTCGTTAAGGACGTCATCGAGTTTCGCTAGCTGAGTTTGTAGCCACTCTCCGTGATAATACTCGCGCCCGGTACTTTTTGGGGCGCTGCGCTTGAGGTAAGGGTCGGTGAGCATCTGTGCCAACAAATTATCGTCAACGTGTCCTTGTTTGGCGAGGCGAGCATCTTGATCAAAAGCTTGCGAGAAAGCGTAGGTACACCAGTGATCCAAAAGCACATTACCAGGCCCTGTATCAAATCCCACCACATCACCATTTGGTTGCAGGACGGACACATTGGCAATGCCACCAATATTGAGGATCACCTGAGTCGACTCACTGTCGCTAAAAAGGTAGCGATGAAAAGCGGGTACCAAGGGGGCGCCTTGACCACCTAGCGCCATGTCTTTACGTCTGAAATCACCGACGGTATTAATGCCAGTGAGCGCAGCAAGTAGGTTGTTGTCGCCAAGTTGAGTGGTAAATGGTGTGTCGCCGTCTGGCTGGTGAAAGACAGTCTGGCCATGGTTACCGATTGCGGTAATGTCATCAGCGCTGTAGTTCGATTTTGCGAGCAGCGATTCCACCGCACGAGCATAGAGTTTGCCGAGATTATGATCGAGTTCACCGACCTGCTTTAAGCTGGTGGACTGCCCTTGGCATATCGCTAACACCTCACTTTTAAGGGCGTCGGGATAGCTCAAGAAATCGCTGTCGACGAGACGAATGTGCTTGTCCTTAATCGCAACAATAGCGGTGTCGACACCATCTAGGCTAGTGCCAGACATGATACCGATATACAACGCTTCCTTTGACATCATAAACTTACTCCGTTTTTACGTAGCTTTATTGTAAATCAAAAACAATAGGAATAACCTCTGGGGATGCCCATTTGATAATAAATTTGCAGAGGAGCAATTATGGGACCGCTATGGATTGATGTGGCAGGTTACGAACTGACTGCGGAAGATCGCGAAATTTTAGAGCACCCAACCGTCGGTGGCTTGATTCTGTTTGCCAGAAACTACCACGACTCCGAGCAGCTTATTGAACTTAACCGACAAATCCGTCAAGCGGCGAAGAAGCCGATTGTGATTGGCGTCGATCAAGAGGGTGGTCGAGTGCAGCGTTTCCGTGATGGGTTTACTTTGCTGCCGCCAGCGGCGCGTTATGCCAAGCTTAAAGATGAAGCCTTGGCGCATCAAGCGGGTTGGTTGATGGCCGCAGAGCTGATTGCTCATGACATCGATTTAAGTTTTGCGCCTGTGCTTGACCAAGGTGAGCAAAGCAAAGCCATTGGCAATCGCGCCTTTGGTGATAACTTCCAAACTATCGTGCAATATACCACAGCCTTTATGGCGGGCATGAAATCTGCGGGGATGGCGACAACCGGTAAGCACTTTCCTGGGCACGGCGGCGTAACCGCAGACTCGCACCTTGAAACGCCCGTGGATAACCGAGACTCTATTTTTGAGGATGACATGCGCATCTTCCAAGCGCACATTAAAGCCGGTGTGCTCGATGCGATGATGCCAGCGCATGTCGTGTTCCCGCACTACGACGATAAGCCAGCAAGCGGTTCGAGCTACTGGTTGAAAGAGGTGCTTCGCAAACAGCTTGGTTTCAATGGCATCGTGTTTTCTGATGATCTTTCTATGGAAGGTGCAGCGATTATGGGCGGCCCTGCGGCGCGTGCTCAGCAAGCCCTCGATGCGGGCTGCGATACGCTGTTGATGTGTAATAACCGCAACTCGACGATTGAGGTGTTGGATAACCTGCCGATGACCAAAGTGAAGCAGGCCAGTCGCATGCTTAGAAAGAAAAACTTTGACCTTGAAGAGCTTAAGAAAAGTGCTCAGTGGAAAGCGGCGAATAGTAAAGTTCTGTCGGCGCTGGAAGGCTAAAGATAGAAACAAAAACAGCGAGCTTAACTCGCTGTTTTTGTAGGTAAGTAAGAGTTTAATGGAACCCTAACGTCTCTTTCAGCGACTTCAAATACCGGCGGCTCACTGGTATCGGATGGTCACTTTGGGTAATGATTTCCGCCAGCCCATTTTCCAATAGCTTGATCTCTTTAATCGCCTTTACATTGACCAAAAACTGGCGATGACATCGAATCAGCGACGTTTTATCTTCAATCACTTTAAGCGTCAATTGCGAGGTCGCTTTCTGAGTCGCCGTTTGTACGTGCACACCTGAAAGATCACTATAGGCAAATTCCACATCCTTAGTGGCGATAATGACGATTCGGTTATGACCGGTGCATGGAATTTGGTCCAACGTGGGCGGTGCGATCGTATCAAAACTCTCGGTGTGGGCGGTGTCGCGTTTGCTCAATCGCTTGACGGTTTTAGCCAAGCGGCAAGGGTCAACTGGCTTGAGTAGATAATCAAACGCATTGTCTTCGAAGGCTTGGATCGCATATTGGTCGTAAGCGGTGACAAACACCACGCTTGGCATAGTATCGGGATCTAACATGCTCAAAAGCTCAATCCCAGTGATCTGTGGCATCTGAATATCGAGGAACACCACATCAGGCTTGTGTTGATTGATTTTCTTCAAACCTTCTATGGCGTTGCTGGCCTGATCGATGATCTCAATCTGTTCAAACTCAGATAAAAGCTCAATAAGCTCCTCACGAGCAAATAATTCATCATCAATTACTATTGCGGTTAACCGAGTCATGAAGCGATAGCCGTCCTTTTATCGTCTGAATTTACGGGCGCTGGAATAATAAAGCTCATCCGTGTGTGTTGCTGGTTTTCCACTTCAATTTTTAGCGCTGAGTCACGTCCAAATTGATTGCGCAGGCGTTTATCCACTATCTGCATTCCTAAACCTTGATGACCAGGCTCGGGGGGTAGGTAGGTACCGGCGTTGTCTTCTACTGTAAGTCGATAACCTTGTTCACAGCGTTTGCTGAAAATTCGAATTGAGCCACCTTCAAGAAGGTTTGAGATACCGTGCTTAATGGCATTTTCAACCAATGGCTGCAAGGTAAAGCTAGGCACGGTTTGCTCGAGTAGCTCGGGGCTGATATCGATATCGACTTCTAAGCGGTCGGTAAACCGGGCTTTCTCTATGGTTAGGTAGGCATTGACGTGCGCGAGTTCTTCTTTAAGTGTCACCGTCTCGATGTTTTGTTTTAGGTTACTGCGGAAGAACTGCGATAAGTGTTGGATCAAACTGCGCGCTTTATCGGGGTCACGACGAGTAATCGCGCTAATGGTATTCAGTGCGTTAAACAAAAAGTGCGGGTTAACCTGTGCATGCAGTAGCTTGATTTCCGCTTGGTTCAGCAAGGTCTGCTTGTGGATGTAATCACCATGCAGGATCTGACTAGAGAGTAGCTGAGCAATCCCTTCTGCCATCGACATGTTAATGGTCGAGAACAGTTTTCGTTTCGGCTCGTACAGCTTTATGGTGCCAATCACTTCATCACCTGTACGTAGTGGAATGATCAGTGCTGAGCCGAGCTTACAGTCTTTGGAAATCGAGCATTGATACGGGTTTTCCTTGCCATCGAGGTAGATGATATCGTTATTGTTCATCGAGTCGAGGGTGCTTTGCGATGAGATGGGGCGGTTGAGTTTATGATGGTCTGCGCCAATGCCAACAAATGCGAGAATCTTCTCACGATCGGTAATGGCAACTGCGCCGACGTTGGTCTCTTCATAGATAATACGTGCAATTTTACTGGCGTTGTCGGAGTTAAACCCGTGCACTAATATCCCCACGGAGCGCTCGGCAATATTCAAAGCCCGACGCGAGAAGGTCGCCGAGTATTCTTCAAAGATGGTTTTACGATCTTGCAGGATACTCATAAACAGAGCTGCGCCCACTGAGTTGGCTATGATCATTGGCGCTGCGATGTTAGATACCAATGCGTAGGCTTGATCGAAAGGCTTGGCGACCACCAAAATAATCAGCATCTGCACCACTTCAGCTGCGAAGGTGACATACAGAACCACAAGTGGATTAAACAGCTGTTCCTTCTTGCCTTTATTGAGGAAATAAAGGTGCACAATGCCGCCAATCACCCCTTCGGCGGTGGTTGAGATAGCGCAGGCGACATCGGTAAATCCACCTAACGTATAGCGATGTAATCCACCCGTTAAGCCCACGGCAAAACCGACCACCGGGCCACCAAATAAACCGCCCATTACGGCGCCAATGGCGCGAGTATTGGCAATCGCATCGTCAATCTGCAGGCCAAAGTAAGTGCCAAGTATGCAAAATGAAGAGAACAGTACGTAAATACTGAATTTATGACTCAAGCGGTTCGTGACGCTAAACAGTGGAAGGAACAACGGTGTTTTGCTGAGCATATACGCTAGCATCAGATACACACACATCTGCTGTAGCAAAGAGATAATTAAGTCCATGGGTACCACCTCAACCTCGATGGTTTTATTGTAACGCAACTAGAGACAAAGGGCAGAGTTGGTGTCGAAGTCTGAGCGCAGAGTAAAAACTGAATCGAGATAGTTTGATGTAAACTAGTGTTTACGCATGGTGTTTTTTTAAGTTTACGCTTGCATGTGATTTTTATCTATGTATATTACCAACTAAAGCTTATCCGAACATGGAAGTGACAAAGGTTCGGTGTAAAAATAAATTTACAGGTGACGAGATGAAAAAGAGCGAACTCAGTAATATTAATATCAGTGACGAGCAGGTACTGATCACGCCGGAACAGCTAAAACAAAAATTACCGCTTAGCGAAAAAGCGCGCAAGTTTATTCAAGACTCTCGTGAAACCATCGCCAACATCATCCATAAAAAAGACCATCGCCTGTTAGTGGTTTGCGGCCCTTGCTCTATTCATGACATCGAAGCGGCAAAAGAATACGCTAAGCGTCTAAAAGCACTCTCGGAACAGCTGAATGACCAACTTTACATCGTGATGCGAGTTTACTTTGAAAAGCCACGTACCACTGTGGGTTGGAAAGGTCTTATCAACGACCCTCAACTGGATGGCACGTTTGACATCGAGCACGGTTTGCATGTAGGTCGAGAGCTGCTGGTAGAACTGGCAGAAATGGAAATCCCTCTAGCTACAGAAGCGCTTGACCCAATCAGTCCACAGTACCTAGCGGATACCTTCTCATGGGCAGCGATTGGCGCGCGTACAACAGAATCACAAACTCACCGCGAAATGGCGAGTGGTCTGTCGATGCCAATCGGCTTTAAAAACGGCACCGATGGCAGCCTAGCAACCGCAATTAATGCGATGCAAGCGGCGTCTTCAAGCCACCGCTTCATGGGTATTAACCGTGAAGGTCAGGTAGCACTATTGACGACTCAAGGTAATGCCAACGGTCACGTGATTCTTCGTGGCGGCAAACAGACAAACTACGATTCAGTGTCTGTGACTGAATGTGAGCAGGAGCTTGCCAAATCGAACCTAGATGCATCGCTAATGGTCGATTGTAGCCACGCGAACTCACGCAAAGACTACCGTCGTCAGCCTTTGGTTGCTGAAGATGTTATCCACCAAATCCGTGAAGGTAACAAGTCGATTATCGGTCTGATGATTGAAAGTCATCTTAACGAAGGTAACCAGAGCAGCGATATTCCTCTGAGCGAAATGAAATACGGCGTATCTATCACCGATGCGTGTATCAATTGGGATTCAACTGAGGCACTATTACGTCATGCTCATACTGAGCTGGTCCCATTCTTGGAAAATCGTATTAAGGAATAATGACATCCATGGCTGCTGAACTGAACGCATTGCGTGACCAAATCGATGACGTTGATAAGCAGATGCTTGAGCTTTTGGCAAAGCGTCTATCTCTTGTGGAGCAAGTTGGTGAAGTAAAGAGCCGACATGGCTTACCTATCTATGCCCCTGACAGAGAAGCAGCCATGCTGGCCTCTCGCCGCGAAGAAGCCGCGAAAAAGGGCGTACCGCCTCAATTGATTGAGGACATCCTGCGCCGCACCATGCGCGAGTCTTATGCCAGTGAGAAGGACTCGGGCTTTAAGTGCCTTAACCCGGAATTGCGCTCAGTTGTGATTGTGGGTGGTAAAGGACAGTTAGGCGGCTTGTTTGGTCGCATGTTTACCTTGTCTGGCTATCAAGTCAAAGTACTCGGCAGCCAAGACTGGGACCGTGCCGATGAGATCTTAGACAACGCTGGTCTTGTGGTTGTGACAGTACCCATTCACCTAACAGAAGGGGTGATTGAGAAGCTGGGCAATCTGCCAGAAGACTGCATTTTGTGTGACCTGACGTCTGTTAAGTCAAAGCCACTCAATGCCATGCTTAATGTGCACCAAGGCCCTGTTGTTGGTCTGCATCCAATGTTT harbors:
- a CDS encoding APC family permease translates to MQEKQTKKLGLVDIVLFGVCTVLVVDTVAATAVAGPGGIFWWFVILVLFFLPYGLVTAELATTYPAEGGIYDWVKRAFGRNWGARTAWFYWVNYALWIPAVFYLFAVVLGQVIGKTFTPWQIAGISIAVSWLCSYISTKPVADANWISSLGAILKVLIMSVLGIGGIIQALNGEVANDFSASAFAPSFTVGFAILSVMLFNLLGFEVVSGASDSMANPKKDIPKATILGGMLIAFFYLLATFGVQAALPLDQISASAGLYESLVILFGIEGITGIIINILAVCFMFTLVANITNWSVGVNYVALYAAKNGDMPQVFARTTKQGTPIGAPIWNGIVATITMITYAVVATYGGNEDLFWNVFSLGAIILLMSYIVMFPAFLKLRKIDAALNRPYKVPGGKTLIRLMCYVPMLLLIGGVVTFFWVPGVPFDWSYFWQVGTGIGIAILIGEIYIYRTSRGVRSDTTQLQHQ
- a CDS encoding TetR/AcrR family transcriptional regulator → MGTGNAHQKVERIKQAAVDLIERGDINTLSIYDIARRAKIATSTVYHHFPNIEALFLAIADDVFTSLDIMLSEVEATPHFERWQDITLAIEGAYIRNYQTNKVATKLILGQHKFYELRHADFEHDQVLGKRIRDIYQQHFVLPALPSNYNIFAIALQAADKVYSTFYNESGHQEISHAAGEEGCRLALAYLSLYLPQYLARVPTAVQANDAELMFHY
- a CDS encoding carbon starvation CstA family protein; the encoded protein is MLWFLTCVAALIGGYFIYGAFIEKVFGINEKRQTPAHTKADGVDYVPMSTKKVYLVQLLNIAGVGPIFGPIMGALYGPAAMLWIVIGCIFAGAVHDYFSGMLSVRNGGASVPTITGRYLGNGAKHFMNIFAIVLLLLVGVVFVSAPAGMITNLVNDQMDMSMSMSTMVVIIFAYYIIATIVPVDKIIGRFYPLFGALLIFMSVGLITAVALSSEHQIMGGFEISDMFTNMNPNDLPLWPALFITIACGAISGFHATQSPLMARCMENEKNGRFVFYGAMIGEGVIALIWCALALSFFGSIDSLAEAVKNGGPGNVVYSASFGLLGVFGGVLAFLGVVILPITSGDTAFRSSRLILAEYFNMEQKTLRNRLMMAIPLFVIGGILTQVDFGVIWRYFGFANQTTAVMMLWTASAYLLRHNKLHWVTTIPAVFMTTVVITFILNNATLGFGLPMQLSTILGIVSSLSIAGYVIKKSKGKGETDLADEEKPTGETETA
- a CDS encoding DUF2799 domain-containing protein; this encodes MRALIIVATSLLAVGCAKGVNDLAQEGSWDQIGYQDGVRGQLSRSYSDLNKLGEAVHSEYDAGYQRGIIEFCDADFAYQIGLSGHYYTGACEGLPEAQRFRMEWQRGWMDYSQQSSF
- the murQ gene encoding N-acetylmuramic acid 6-phosphate etherase, translating into MTNDALLNALSQLVSEGRNPETMDIDLLSSEQILVRMNQQDSLVPLAVEKVIPEIAEAVDAITHAFKQGGRLLYVGAGTSGRLGVLDASECPPTFGTDPEMVVGIIAGGKDAMFKAKEGAEDDPVLGAQDLKDIALTNKDVVVGIAASGRTPYVIGALEYTNEVGATSVALSCNPASDIANVANIAISPVVGPEALTGSTRLKSGTAQKLVLNMLTTASMIRLGKSYQNLMVDVKATNAKLVARATRIVMQATDCNKETATTALKQTDYDVKLSILMILTGLDKTAAKQQLSQQDGFLRKAVDSENNAS
- a CDS encoding anhydro-N-acetylmuramic acid kinase, which translates into the protein MSKEALYIGIMSGTSLDGVDTAIVAIKDKHIRLVDSDFLSYPDALKSEVLAICQGQSTSLKQVGELDHNLGKLYARAVESLLAKSNYSADDITAIGNHGQTVFHQPDGDTPFTTQLGDNNLLAALTGINTVGDFRRKDMALGGQGAPLVPAFHRYLFSDSESTQVILNIGGIANVSVLQPNGDVVGFDTGPGNVLLDHWCTYAFSQAFDQDARLAKQGHVDDNLLAQMLTDPYLKRSAPKSTGREYYHGEWLQTQLAKLDDVLNEHDILRTLTEFTAITIAQAVKPYCVGASPKLLVCGGGANNPIIMSRLSELLAHWHVDSTDSEAISGDYMESMAFAWLAHCFIHKIPSNLPSVTGASKAVPLGVFYPAD
- the nagZ gene encoding beta-N-acetylhexosaminidase, which codes for MGPLWIDVAGYELTAEDREILEHPTVGGLILFARNYHDSEQLIELNRQIRQAAKKPIVIGVDQEGGRVQRFRDGFTLLPPAARYAKLKDEALAHQAGWLMAAELIAHDIDLSFAPVLDQGEQSKAIGNRAFGDNFQTIVQYTTAFMAGMKSAGMATTGKHFPGHGGVTADSHLETPVDNRDSIFEDDMRIFQAHIKAGVLDAMMPAHVVFPHYDDKPASGSSYWLKEVLRKQLGFNGIVFSDDLSMEGAAIMGGPAARAQQALDAGCDTLLMCNNRNSTIEVLDNLPMTKVKQASRMLRKKNFDLEELKKSAQWKAANSKVLSALEG
- the btsR gene encoding two-component system response regulator BtsR; the protein is MTRLTAIVIDDELFAREELIELLSEFEQIEIIDQASNAIEGLKKINQHKPDVVFLDIQMPQITGIELLSMLDPDTMPSVVFVTAYDQYAIQAFEDNAFDYLLKPVDPCRLAKTVKRLSKRDTAHTESFDTIAPPTLDQIPCTGHNRIVIIATKDVEFAYSDLSGVHVQTATQKATSQLTLKVIEDKTSLIRCHRQFLVNVKAIKEIKLLENGLAEIITQSDHPIPVSRRYLKSLKETLGFH
- a CDS encoding sensor histidine kinase; this encodes MDLIISLLQQMCVYLMLAYMLSKTPLFLPLFSVTNRLSHKFSIYVLFSSFCILGTYFGLQIDDAIANTRAIGAVMGGLFGGPVVGFAVGLTGGLHRYTLGGFTDVACAISTTAEGVIGGIVHLYFLNKGKKEQLFNPLVVLYVTFAAEVVQMLIILVVAKPFDQAYALVSNIAAPMIIANSVGAALFMSILQDRKTIFEEYSATFSRRALNIAERSVGILVHGFNSDNASKIARIIYEETNVGAVAITDREKILAFVGIGADHHKLNRPISSQSTLDSMNNNDIIYLDGKENPYQCSISKDCKLGSALIIPLRTGDEVIGTIKLYEPKRKLFSTINMSMAEGIAQLLSSQILHGDYIHKQTLLNQAEIKLLHAQVNPHFLFNALNTISAITRRDPDKARSLIQHLSQFFRSNLKQNIETVTLKEELAHVNAYLTIEKARFTDRLEVDIDISPELLEQTVPSFTLQPLVENAIKHGISNLLEGGSIRIFSKRCEQGYRLTVEDNAGTYLPPEPGHQGLGMQIVDKRLRNQFGRDSALKIEVENQQHTRMSFIIPAPVNSDDKRTAIAS